In the Hylaeus volcanicus isolate JK05 chromosome 1, UHH_iyHylVolc1.0_haploid, whole genome shotgun sequence genome, one interval contains:
- the LOC128884822 gene encoding nascent polypeptide-associated complex subunit alpha, producing MPELTELDKAASSEPTKVEAAAAGSGTDSDSDDTLPDLDDAGAGGTVGFPGTTVPGLPIDMVSKAKQSRGEKKARKLMSKLGLKPVQGVNRVTIRKSKNILFVINKPDVLKNPASDTYIVFGEAKIEDLSQQAQMAAAEKFKEPPVIPATEAGGSTTVVAPIQEESEEEVDETGVEEKDIELVMCQANVSRGKAIKALKNNQNDIVNAIMELTM from the exons ATGCCTGAACTAACTGAACTTGACAAAGCTGCAAGCTCTGAACCTACCAAGGTTGAAGCTGCAGCTGCTGGATCTGGAACTGATTCGGACTCAGATGATACTCTCCCAGATTTGGATGATGCAGGTGCTGGAGGTACTGTTGGTTTCCCAGGAACCACTGTTCCTGGTCTTCCTATTGACATGGTGTCTAAGGCCAAACAAAGTCGTGGAGAGAAAAAAGCTAGGAAACTCATGAGCAAACTAGGATTGAAACCT GTTCAAGGAGTCAACAGAGTAACCATCCGCAAATCAAAGAATATTCTCTTCGTAATCAACAAGCCAGATGTGCTGAAAAATCCGGCCTCGGATACTTATATAGTATTCGGCGAAGCCAAG ATTGAAGATCTCAGTCAGCAGGCCCAAATGGCTGCAGCTGAGAAGTTCAAGGAACCGCCAGTTATTCCGGCAACTGAAGCTGGTGGTAGTACTACG GTTGTTGCACCTATACAAGAAGAGTCGGAGGAAGAAGTCGACGAGACAGGCGTCGAAGAAAAGGACATTGAACTAGTAATGTGTCAAGCCAACGTGTCTCGAGGGAAGGCTATTAAAGctcttaaaaataatcagaACGACATTGTCAATGCTATTATG GAATTGACGATGTGA